One genomic segment of Motacilla alba alba isolate MOTALB_02 chromosome 1A, Motacilla_alba_V1.0_pri, whole genome shotgun sequence includes these proteins:
- the ACO2 gene encoding aconitate hydratase, mitochondrial isoform X2 has product MSHFEPNEYINYEKLEKNINIVRKRLDRPLTLSEKIVYGHLDDPAKQEIERGKTYLRLRPDRVAMQDATAQMAMLQFISSGLPKVAVPSTIHCDHLIEAQSGGEKDLQRAKDINQEVYNFLSTAGAKYGVGFWKPGSGIIHQIILENYSYPGVMLIGTDSHTPNGGGLGGICIGVGGADAVDVMAGIPWELKCPKVIGVKLTGKLSGWTSPKDVILKVAGILTVKGGTGAIIEYHGPGVDSISCTGMATICNMGAEIGATTSIFPYNERMKKYLGKTGRADIAALADEFKQHLVPDSGCQYDQVIEINLSELKPHINGPFTPDLAHPVSDIGAVAEKEGWPVDIRVGLIGSCTNSSYEDMGRSAAVAKQALAHGLKCKSKFTITPGSEQIRATIERDGYAKILREVGGLVLANACGPCIGQWDRKDIKKGEKNTIVTSYNRNFTGRNDANPETHAFVTSPEIVTALSIAGTLKFNPETDYLTGADGKKFKLEAPDADELPKLEFDPGQDTYQYPPKDGSGQHVDVSPTSQRLQLLEPFDKWDGKDLEDMLILIKVKGKCTTDHISAAGPWLKFRGHLDNISNNLLIGAINIENGKANSVRNALTQEFGPVPDTARYYKKMGIKWAVVGDENYGEGSSREHAALEPRHLGGRVIITKSFARIHETNLKKQGLLPLTFADPADYNKIHPVDKLSIVGLKDFAPGKPLKCIIKHPNGSQETIMLNHTFNESQIEWFQAGSALNRMKELQQKSS; this is encoded by the exons ATGAGCCACTTTGAACCTAATGAATACATAAATTATGAAAAACTGGAGAAGAACATCAACATTGTCCGTAAGAG GCTTGACCGCCCTCTGACCTTGTCTGAGAAGATTGTATATGGACACCTGGATGACCCAGCAAAACAGGAGATTGAGCGCGGCAAGACCTATCTGCGCTTACGGCCAGACCGTGTGGCCATGCAGGATGCCACAGCTCAGATGGCAATGCTTCAGTTCATCAGCAGCGGGCTGCCAAAAGTGGCTGTGCCTTCCACCATCCACTGTGATCACCTCATCGAGGCCCAGTCAGGTGGTGAAAAGGATCTTCAAAGAGCCAAG GACATAAACCAGGAGGTGTACAACTTTCTATCAACGGCTGGTGCCAAGTATGGAGTGGGATTCTGGAAACCTGGGTCAGGTATCATTCACCAG atcaTTCTGGAGAACTACTCCTACCCTGGGGTTATGCTGATCGGCACAGATTCACACACCCCCAACGGAGGTGGCTTGGGGGGAATCTGCATTGGTGTGGGTGGAGCTGATGCTGTGGATGTCATGGCAGGAATCCCTTGGGAGCTCAAATGCCCAAAG GTTATTGGTGTAAAACTGACTGGCAAGCTCTCAGGCTGGACTTCTCCTAAAGACGTGATCCTGAAAGTGGCTGGCATCCTCACTGTCAAGGGTGGAACGGGCGCCATCATTGAATACCATGGGCCGGGTGTGGATTCGATCTCCTGCACAG GAATGGCAACAATCTGCAATATGGGGGCTGAAATCGGAGCTACCACGTCAATCTTCCCTTACAATGAACGCATGAAGAAATACTTGGGCAAGACTGGGAGAGCTG ATATAGCTGCACTGGCGGATGAATTCAAGCAACATTTGGTACCAGATTCTGGTTGTCAGTATGACCAGGTGATAGAAATCAACCTCAGTGAG CTGAAACCACATATCAATGGACCTTTCACACCAGACCTGGCGCACCCTGTGTCAGATATTGGTGCTGTGGCAGAAAAGGAGGGCTGGCCTGTTGATATCAGAGTTG GCTTGATCGGCAGCTGCACCAACTCCAGCTATGAGGACATGGGACGCTCTGCAGCGGTGGCAAAACAGGCGCTTGCACATGGATTGAAGTGCAAATCCAAGTTCACAATCACACCGGGGTCAGAGCAGATCCGTGCCACCATTGAAAGAGATGGTTAT GCAAAAATCCTGCGAGAAGTTGGAGGGCTGGTTCTTGCTAATGCTTGTGGGCCATGCATCGGCCAGTGGGACAG GAAGGACAtcaagaaaggagagaaaaatacaatCGTTACATCCTACAACCGGAATTTCACAGGGCGCAATGATGCCAATCCAGAGACTCACGCATTTGTGACTTCTCCAGAG attgtCACAGCCCTGTCCATTGCTGGCACTCTAAAATTTAACCCTGAGACAGATTACCTGACAGGAGCAGATGGGAAGAAGTTTAAACTAGAGGCACCTGATGCAGATGAGCTGCCCAAGCTG GAGTTCGACCCAGGCCAGGACACCTATCAGTACCCTCCCAAGGATGGCAGTGGGCAGCACGTGGATGTGAGCCCCACCAGCCAGCGTCTCCAGCTTCTTGAGCCCTTTGATAAGTGGGATGGCAAGGATCTAGAAGACATGCTGATCCTCATCAAG GTAAAAGGGAAATGCACCACTGATCATATTTCTGCAGCCGGACCATGGCTCAAATTCCGTGGCCATCTGGACAACATCTCCAACAACCTGCTCATTGGCGCCATCAACATCGAAAATGGCAAAGCCAACTCTGTGCGGAACGCGTTAACCCAGGAGTTTGGCCCAGTCCCAGACACAGCCCGTTACTACAAG AAAATGGGTATCAAATGGGCAGTTGTTGGGGATGAAAACTATGGTGAGGGATCAAGCCGGGAGCATGCAGCACTGGAGCCACGTCACTTGGGAGGAAGGGTCATCATCACCAAGAGCTTTGCCAGGATCCATG AAACCAATCTGAAGAAGCAAGGTCTACTGCCTCTCACTTTTGCTGATCCAGCAGACTACAACAAGATTCATCCTGTGGATAAGCTGAGCATTGTGGGGTTGAAAGACTTTGCACCTGGAAAG CCTCTGAAATGCATCATCAAGCATCCCAACGGCAGCCAAGAAACAATCATGCTGAACCACACCTTCAATGAGTCGCAGATC
- the ACO2 gene encoding aconitate hydratase, mitochondrial isoform X1, protein MAPYCVLAARLRHALNSGVRRYHVAPVLCQRAKVAMSHFEPNEYINYEKLEKNINIVRKRLDRPLTLSEKIVYGHLDDPAKQEIERGKTYLRLRPDRVAMQDATAQMAMLQFISSGLPKVAVPSTIHCDHLIEAQSGGEKDLQRAKDINQEVYNFLSTAGAKYGVGFWKPGSGIIHQIILENYSYPGVMLIGTDSHTPNGGGLGGICIGVGGADAVDVMAGIPWELKCPKVIGVKLTGKLSGWTSPKDVILKVAGILTVKGGTGAIIEYHGPGVDSISCTGMATICNMGAEIGATTSIFPYNERMKKYLGKTGRADIAALADEFKQHLVPDSGCQYDQVIEINLSELKPHINGPFTPDLAHPVSDIGAVAEKEGWPVDIRVGLIGSCTNSSYEDMGRSAAVAKQALAHGLKCKSKFTITPGSEQIRATIERDGYAKILREVGGLVLANACGPCIGQWDRKDIKKGEKNTIVTSYNRNFTGRNDANPETHAFVTSPEIVTALSIAGTLKFNPETDYLTGADGKKFKLEAPDADELPKLEFDPGQDTYQYPPKDGSGQHVDVSPTSQRLQLLEPFDKWDGKDLEDMLILIKVKGKCTTDHISAAGPWLKFRGHLDNISNNLLIGAINIENGKANSVRNALTQEFGPVPDTARYYKKMGIKWAVVGDENYGEGSSREHAALEPRHLGGRVIITKSFARIHETNLKKQGLLPLTFADPADYNKIHPVDKLSIVGLKDFAPGKPLKCIIKHPNGSQETIMLNHTFNESQIEWFQAGSALNRMKELQQKSS, encoded by the exons ATGGCGCCGTACTGCGTGCTGGCGGCTCGGCTGAGG catgCCTTGAATAGTGGGGTACGACGCTACCATGTTGCTCCTGTCCTGTGCCAGCGGGCCAAGGTGGCCATGAGCCACTTTGAACCTAATGAATACATAAATTATGAAAAACTGGAGAAGAACATCAACATTGTCCGTAAGAG GCTTGACCGCCCTCTGACCTTGTCTGAGAAGATTGTATATGGACACCTGGATGACCCAGCAAAACAGGAGATTGAGCGCGGCAAGACCTATCTGCGCTTACGGCCAGACCGTGTGGCCATGCAGGATGCCACAGCTCAGATGGCAATGCTTCAGTTCATCAGCAGCGGGCTGCCAAAAGTGGCTGTGCCTTCCACCATCCACTGTGATCACCTCATCGAGGCCCAGTCAGGTGGTGAAAAGGATCTTCAAAGAGCCAAG GACATAAACCAGGAGGTGTACAACTTTCTATCAACGGCTGGTGCCAAGTATGGAGTGGGATTCTGGAAACCTGGGTCAGGTATCATTCACCAG atcaTTCTGGAGAACTACTCCTACCCTGGGGTTATGCTGATCGGCACAGATTCACACACCCCCAACGGAGGTGGCTTGGGGGGAATCTGCATTGGTGTGGGTGGAGCTGATGCTGTGGATGTCATGGCAGGAATCCCTTGGGAGCTCAAATGCCCAAAG GTTATTGGTGTAAAACTGACTGGCAAGCTCTCAGGCTGGACTTCTCCTAAAGACGTGATCCTGAAAGTGGCTGGCATCCTCACTGTCAAGGGTGGAACGGGCGCCATCATTGAATACCATGGGCCGGGTGTGGATTCGATCTCCTGCACAG GAATGGCAACAATCTGCAATATGGGGGCTGAAATCGGAGCTACCACGTCAATCTTCCCTTACAATGAACGCATGAAGAAATACTTGGGCAAGACTGGGAGAGCTG ATATAGCTGCACTGGCGGATGAATTCAAGCAACATTTGGTACCAGATTCTGGTTGTCAGTATGACCAGGTGATAGAAATCAACCTCAGTGAG CTGAAACCACATATCAATGGACCTTTCACACCAGACCTGGCGCACCCTGTGTCAGATATTGGTGCTGTGGCAGAAAAGGAGGGCTGGCCTGTTGATATCAGAGTTG GCTTGATCGGCAGCTGCACCAACTCCAGCTATGAGGACATGGGACGCTCTGCAGCGGTGGCAAAACAGGCGCTTGCACATGGATTGAAGTGCAAATCCAAGTTCACAATCACACCGGGGTCAGAGCAGATCCGTGCCACCATTGAAAGAGATGGTTAT GCAAAAATCCTGCGAGAAGTTGGAGGGCTGGTTCTTGCTAATGCTTGTGGGCCATGCATCGGCCAGTGGGACAG GAAGGACAtcaagaaaggagagaaaaatacaatCGTTACATCCTACAACCGGAATTTCACAGGGCGCAATGATGCCAATCCAGAGACTCACGCATTTGTGACTTCTCCAGAG attgtCACAGCCCTGTCCATTGCTGGCACTCTAAAATTTAACCCTGAGACAGATTACCTGACAGGAGCAGATGGGAAGAAGTTTAAACTAGAGGCACCTGATGCAGATGAGCTGCCCAAGCTG GAGTTCGACCCAGGCCAGGACACCTATCAGTACCCTCCCAAGGATGGCAGTGGGCAGCACGTGGATGTGAGCCCCACCAGCCAGCGTCTCCAGCTTCTTGAGCCCTTTGATAAGTGGGATGGCAAGGATCTAGAAGACATGCTGATCCTCATCAAG GTAAAAGGGAAATGCACCACTGATCATATTTCTGCAGCCGGACCATGGCTCAAATTCCGTGGCCATCTGGACAACATCTCCAACAACCTGCTCATTGGCGCCATCAACATCGAAAATGGCAAAGCCAACTCTGTGCGGAACGCGTTAACCCAGGAGTTTGGCCCAGTCCCAGACACAGCCCGTTACTACAAG AAAATGGGTATCAAATGGGCAGTTGTTGGGGATGAAAACTATGGTGAGGGATCAAGCCGGGAGCATGCAGCACTGGAGCCACGTCACTTGGGAGGAAGGGTCATCATCACCAAGAGCTTTGCCAGGATCCATG AAACCAATCTGAAGAAGCAAGGTCTACTGCCTCTCACTTTTGCTGATCCAGCAGACTACAACAAGATTCATCCTGTGGATAAGCTGAGCATTGTGGGGTTGAAAGACTTTGCACCTGGAAAG CCTCTGAAATGCATCATCAAGCATCCCAACGGCAGCCAAGAAACAATCATGCTGAACCACACCTTCAATGAGTCGCAGATC